One genomic window of Coffea eugenioides isolate CCC68of chromosome 1, Ceug_1.0, whole genome shotgun sequence includes the following:
- the LOC113760322 gene encoding uncharacterized protein LOC113760322, with translation MDLERLDGGKGTTREWSKTKIGNGKSTRIWEDRWIPDSSHGRVTTQRPPGCGLQKVEDLIIQRRWNRNLIFRSFNTNDVEKILSIPISLADREDSNFWIHSQDGNYSVRSGYKLLSNKKLEQQGDDREKASTSWNAQSKKTWTHMWKLNLKQKVKIFLWKCLNQALPVRESITNRTKIGDPLCRQCGEDRETMEYALLNCRCVKQVWRIAPVQWSRIHDQLGSFIRWWSIIAEARKRPDGDEHLALTANILWQIWKNRNDGEFNDQKQLPWQTIQKAQEEWLEYKEATTKASRVSPEALAMQETSSQHQEGTTGVIKIRFAIHKRQDSPDMGIGATTMEDNQHLIKSWAAKDRSTGHHHVDELVAIKLLMSKALMLRWRKIEMQIQNKQALNCILSRKSHDIRQATLIEDIYQLSLLFQKCSFCLVSKDGNHICDRISSYAIGIFEDEDV, from the coding sequence ATGGATTTGGAAAGGCTTGATGGAGGCAAGGGAACTACTAGAGAATGGAGTAAGACGAAAATTGGTAATGGCAAAAGCACAAGAATATGGGAGGATAGATGGATACCAGATAGTAGCCATGGGAGGGTGACAACACAAAGACCACCAGGATGCGGATTGCAGAAGGTAGAGGATCTGATCATTCAAAGAAGGTGGAACAGGAACCTGATTTTCAGAAGTTTCAATACAAATGATGTAGAAAAAATACTGAGCATTCCTATAAGTTTAGCAGATAGAGAAGATAGCAATTTTTGGATCCACAGTCAGGATGGCAACTACTCGGTCAGATCAGGATATAAACTCCTATCGAACAAAAAACTGGAGCAACAAGGTGATGATCGAGAGAAAGCCAGTACAAGCTGGAATGCACAAAGCAAGAAGACATGGACACATATGTGGAAACTTAATCTTAAGCAAAAGGTGAAGATATTCTTATGGAAATGTTTGAATCAGGCTTTACCAGTAAGAGAATCCATCACCAACAGAACTAAGATTGGGGATCCATTATGTAGACAGTGTGGAGAGGATCGGGAGACAATGGAATATGCTTTACTCAACTGCAGATGTGTCAAACAAGTTTGGAGGATTGCCCCAGTACAGTGGTCTAGAATTCATGATCAACTAGGTAGCTTCATTCGATGGTGGTCTATAATTGCAGAAGCTAGGAAACGACCAGATGGAGATGAACACTTAGCTCTTACTGCTAACATCCTCTGGCAGATCTGGAAAAATAGAAATGATGGAGAATTCAATGACCAAAAACAACTCCCATGGCAAACAATTCAAAAAGCTCAGGAGGAATGGTTAGAGTATAAGGAGGCCACAACAAAAGCTTCAAGAGTGAGCCCAGAAGCATTAGCAATGCAGGAGACTTCATCTCAACATCAAGAAGGAACAACAGGTGTAATAAAGATAAGATTTGCCATACATAAGAGGCAAGACAGTCCGGACATGGGGATTGGAGCCACAACAATGGAGGATAACCAGCATCTTATTAAGAGCTGGGCAGCTAAGGATAGAAGCACTGGACACCATCACGTTGATGAGCTGGTAGCTATTAAATTGCTAATGAGCAAAGCTCTAATGCTAAGGTGGAGGAAGATTGAAATGCAAATCCAAAACAAGCAAGCTCTCAACTGCATTTTGTCTAGGAAATCTCATGATATAAGACAGGCAACCTTGATAGAGGACATTTATCAATTAAGTTTGTTATTTCAAAAGTGTTCCTTTTGCTTAGTTAGCAAAGATGGTAATCATATTTGTGATAGAATTAGCTCATATGCTATAGGCATATTCGAAGATGAGGATGTTTAA
- the LOC113760340 gene encoding putative disease resistance protein RGA3, translating into MADPVIGATIQVTLETALSLASDRIGMLVGFKKDLASMTRSLRFINARLSDAEEKQQNQDRVVHEWLNSLEEVAYDAQNVLDELHYESLRHQVESQNRHKLKVCCFFSFSNINLAFRWRMASKVRDINLELNKINEEARDFGLDSKSVVPAALPAAPAVGGTRGRQTDSVVAPMVGRADDESEIAKILLSLSEKVVSVLPITGMGGLGKTTLAKSIYNNKQIDEHFNKKIWVCVSRKVQIEELFKLILVQLMKEKVDVDDRNVIVGKIGNNLGEKRYLLVLDDVWDDSQALWEDFFNTLKGLNPTNGSWCLVTTRPGPVAQCVSRVFMMENEAYRLGKLPVDHCWSIVKEKAVRGGEVPDELQAIRERVIERYDGLPLAASVIGGLLSLHRKEEWRSILENRLSSLSGDEDPVMQILKLSFDNLPSPYVKKCFAYCSIFPKDTEMKGDMLIKLWMAEGFLQADVNRQMMMEETGMNYLRILLQSSLFEEIIDESETSTSYKIHDLVHDLAESLSKSTKVIIDRDICTVDNGDQICYLAIDSFGGGEDREKLLESLSTSLHTLFIKKGDLSGDMLMKLKNLYVLNLSRTTTEELPVSIGKLIHLRYVNLQRSSISILPDSLCKLYNLQTLTLSNSNVKKLPKGTCNLISLRHLHYYKSDKEFQMPLEMGRLTCLQTLEFFKVSREKGRQIGELGSLKNLKGKLEIHNLELVKDKEGAEEAKLSGKANLFRLYLEWARDREGDNYNDKDVLDGLRPHPNLEELVICDFMGDQFPRWLMDLPTTTTIPKLATTLPKLARLKFNASNRCRELLPLQNFTSLKVLQIYSCDGLTNLPGGMLHSCASLQQLWVTGCGNLISFPLDLQQTPSLSMLVLSHCPKLKTSMTPKGFGFLTSLRELTIGPFSDDGDDHENSSIYNEFDWSGLISSSSSSSSSSALRRLDLRGLPHMKSLPPSDPILDHSHVTNAT; encoded by the coding sequence ATGGCCGACCCTGTTATCGGTGCCACAATTCAGGTCACATTGGAAACGGCACTGTCTCTTGCCTCTGATAGGATTGGTATGTTAGTTGGTTTCAAGAAGGATCTGGCCAGCATGACTCGATCTCTTCGGTTTATCAATGCTCGCTTGTCTGATGCTGAGGAAAAGCAACAAAACCAGGACCGGGTAGTGCATGAATGGTTGAACAGTCTGGAGGAGGTGGCTTATGATGCTCAGAATGTGTTGGATGAGCTCCACTATGAATCTCTTCGTCACCAGGTGGAGTCCCAAAACCGACACAAGCTCAAGGTATGCTgcttcttctccttctctaACATTAATCTTGCTTTTCGTTGGAGAATGGCTTCTAAGGTCAGGGACATCAACCTTGAGTTGAATAAGATAAATGAAGAAGCCCGTGATTTTGGACTGGACAGTAAGTCAGTCGTGCCTGCTGCCCTCCCTGCTGCTCCTGCTGTTGGAGGCACGAGAGGTCGGCAGACCGACTCTGTTGTTGCTCCAATGGTTGGAAGAGCCGATGATGAATCAGAGATAGCGAAGATTTTGTTGAGCCTGTCTGAGAAGGTTGTTTCTGTTCTTCCCATAACTGGTATGGGAGGTTTAGGCAAAACAACTTTGGCTAAATCCATATACAACAACAAGCAAATTGATGAACActttaacaaaaaaatttgGGTTTGTGTATCGAGAAAAGTTCAAATAGAGGAGCTTTTCAAACTCATATTAGTGCAATTGATGAAAGAAAAGGTTGACGTGGATGATAGGAATGTCATCGTTGGAAAAATTGGGAACAACCTAGGGGAAAAAAGATATCTCCTGGTTCTAGATGATGTGTGGGATGATAGTCAGGCATTGTGGGAGGACTTTTTCAACACCTTGAAGGGGCTCAATCCAACTAATGGAAGCTGGTGTCTGGTCACTACTCGTCCAGGTCCAGTGGCGCAGTGTGTGTCTAGAGTTTTCATGATGGAAAATGAAGCCTATCGATTAGGAAAACTACCTGTTGATCATTGTTGGTCTATCGTAAAAGAAAAAGCAGTTCGAGGGGGAGAAGTACCTGATGAACTACAAGCAATTAGAGAGAGAGTAATCGAAAGATATGATGGTCTACCATTGGCTGCAAGTGTAATCGGAGGTCTATTATCTTTACATAGAAAAGAGGAGTGGCGATCAATTTTGGAGAATAGGCTTTCGAGTTTGAGTGGAGATGAAGATCCTGTGATGCAAATACTTAAGTTGAGTTTTGATAATTTGCCATCTCCATACGTTAAGAAATGTTTTGCGTATTGTTCTATATTTCCTAAGGATACTGAGATGAAAGGAGATATGCTAATCAAACTTTGGATGGCAGAAGGTTTCTTGCAAGCAGACGTCAATAGACAAATGATGATGGAGGAAACTGGAATGAATTATCTGAGAATTTTATTGCAGAGTTCATTGTTTGAAGAAATAATTGATGAGTCAGAAACATCAACATCTTATAAGATACATGATTTGGTGCACGACCTTGCAGAGTCATTGTCAAAGTCTACCAAAGTCATTATTGATCGGGATATATGTACAGTAGACAATGGTGATCAGATTTGTTACCTTGCAATAGACTCATTTGGTGGTGGAGAAGACAGAGAAAAACTTTTGGAGAGTCTATCAACTTCGCTTCATACATTGTTCATCAAAAAAGGTGACTTATCTGGTGATATGTTAATGAAGTTGAAGAACTTGTATGTTTTGAATTTGTCTCGTACAACAACTGAAGAGCTACCAGTCTCAATTGGCAAACTGATACATTTGCGGTATGTTAACCTTCAGCGGTCTTCAATCAGTATTTTGCCAGACTCCCTTTGCAAGCTTTATAATCTGCAGACATTGACGCTAAGTAACTCAAATGTTAAAAAGCTTCCGAAGGGAACGTGCAATTTGATTAGCTTGAGACATCTCCACTATTACAAAAGTGATAAAGAATTTCAAATGCCGCTAGAGATGGGACGGCTGACTTGCCTTCAGACGCTAGAGTTCTTTAAGGTGAGTCGAGAGAAGGGTCGACAAATTGGAGAGCTTGGAAGCTTGAAGAACCTCAAAGGCAAATTGGAGATACACAATCTGGAACTAGTAAAGGATAAGGAAGGAGCTGAGGAAGCAAAACTATCTGGAAAGGCAAATCTATTTAGGCTGTATCTTGAGTGGGCCCGTGATCGAGAAGGCGACAATTACAACGACAAAGATGTGTTAGATGGCCTTCGACCCCACCCAAATTTGGAAGAGTTGGTAATTTGCGATTTTATGGGCGATCAATTTCCTCGATGGTTAATGGATTTgccaacaacaacaacaatccCCAAGTTAGCAACAACACTCCCCAAGTTAGCGCGTTTGAAATTTAATGCCTCCAACAGATGCAGAGAACTCCTTCCCCTGCAAAACTTTACGTCTCTTAAAGTGCTGCAGATTTATTCTTGTGATGGGTTGACGAATCTGCCAGGTGGCATGCTACACTCTTGTGCCTCTCTCCAGCAGCTTTGGGTGACTGGTTGCGGCAATCTTATCTCCTTTCCGCTTGATTTGCAACAAACGCCTTCTCTCTCTATGCTGGTATTATCCCACTGTCCCAAACTGAAAACAAGCATGACGCCCAAAGGATTTGGTTTCCTAACCAGCTTAAGGGAGCTTACAATTGGTCCCTTCTCAGATGATGGTGATGATCatgaaaattcttcaatttacaATGAGTTTGATTGGTCTGGATTGatatcctcctcctcctcctcctcttcgtCATCCGCACTCCGTCGATTAGACTTACGTGGGTTGCCACACATGAAGTCCCTGCCACCCTCAGATCCAATACTTGACCACTCTCACGTCACTAACGCTACTTGA